ggtaccgcttgccgtggggtagcatagagaacagtctCTAACTTGGgcgactggagtctctgacaatttttgttggccttcctctgacaccacctattatacaggtcctggatggcaggaagctttttcccagtgatgtactgggccgtacacactaccctctgtagcgccttacgatcAGATGCcaggcagttgccataccaggcggtgatgcaacctgtcaggatgctctcgatggtgcagctgtataacttttttgaggatctggggacccatgccaaatcttttcagtgtcctgagggggaaaaggtgttgtcgtgccatattcacgactgtcttggtgtgtttggaccatgacagtttgttggtgatgtggacaccaaggatctcGCTCCACTACAAGCATGTCGATGTTAAATGGGGCCTGCACTGCCCtccattattgggtattgtgtgtagtttaatGAGGGAAAATTTGagttattccattttagaataaggctgtaacgtaacatttcTAATATAAATAGTTGGATAGTACATTACACCTGGTGGATTCATTTCTAGTATAACTAGTTGGATAGTACATTACACCTGGTGGATTCATTTCTAGTATAACTAGTTGGATAGTACATTACACCTGGTGGATTCATTTTTAGTATAACTAGTTGGATAGTACATTACACCTGGTGGATTCATTTCTAGTATAACTAGTTGGATAGTACATTACACCTGGTGGATTCATTTCTAGTATAACTAGTTGGATAGTACATTACACCTGGTGGATTCATTTTTAGTATAACTAGTTGGATAGTACATTACACCTGGTGGATTCATTTCTAGTATAACTAGTTGGATAGTACATTACACCTGGTGGATTCATTTCTAGTATAACTAGTTGGATAGTTAACCCTACACCTGGGAGTATGATACTCTGTCAAACACAACTTTTTACAACATAAAGTAGATCATTCCAAAGAGTTTTAATTTTCTGTACAGTCACAGGAGTCTCCCTCCTGTGTTGGGGTCTGATTCTCTATTGTGTTGGGTCCTCTCCCAGCGAGCCAGCTACAGGTCCCAGGTGAGAGACGTAGCGTCTTGAACAGGCTGATCCTGAAGGACTTACACAGGAAGAAGTAGATGAGAGGGTCCAGACAGACGTTCATGGCTGACATCCACAAGGCAATCTCCTTAGAGATCCGTAAGGTAACCTTAGTGCAGCTGGTTCTTGAGGTAACCTGAAGCGAGGTGTAGGAGATCCGTATGGAGTGGTAGGGGCCGAAACACATCAGGAAAACCACCAGAACCAAAAACACACGCACTTTGGTCTTATGCCTCCCTTCATCATTGCTGCTTCCTGATTTCCTGTATGATTGAAAAACCTTCCTTGCTATGCATATGTAGCAGAAACAAATAAGAACACACACCACCCAGAAGATGACGTTGTTTAATTTGACCACGCCACTGTGAAAATCTTGTCCTACATTGCTCTTCATTGCCATACAGAATTCTTTCGTCTTGTTTGTGGGATCCTGATTGGTTATGATCATGGTTGGAATGACAATAGTGGCCAACAGCACCGCCCAGATGGAAGCTGACAGCACTTTGCCGAAGACCAGGTTCTGGCCCAACAACCTGCCACAGGGCCTGACGATCTTGAAGAAGCGGTCCAGACTGATGAGGCCCAATAGAATGATGCTCATGTACATACAGAGGTAGAAAATAACATCAGAGTAGCGACAGGCAAAGGCCTTCAGAGTCAGTGGAGCACTGGGCAGGATATTGGCTGCTTTGACAGGGATGGTCAGGGTCATGAGAAGGTCAGCAGCCAGAAGGTTCTTCAGATACACCATGAAGGTAGACGTTGACCGAAGTTGCATGCAGACCCAGACTGCTACCCCATTGATGATGAGGGCAGGGATGAACAACAGGAAGTAGAGACTTGATATAGTCATATTTATGGTATCTTCATTAAAGCCACAGTCCAGTGGAGGGGAACGTGATGCCATTGTGGCTATTAGTTTTGAGGAATCTGCAAATGAGGTTAGCAAGAAAAATGATTAAAATA
The sequence above is drawn from the Salvelinus fontinalis isolate EN_2023a chromosome 24, ASM2944872v1, whole genome shotgun sequence genome and encodes:
- the LOC129822413 gene encoding P2Y purinoceptor 13-like, with amino-acid sequence MVFHNFTDSSKLIATMASRSPPLDCGFNEDTINMTISSLYFLLFIPALIINGVAVWVCMQLRSTSTFMVYLKNLLAADLLMTLTIPVKAANILPSAPLTLKAFACRYSDVIFYLCMYMSIILLGLISLDRFFKIVRPCGRLLGQNLVFGKVLSASIWAVLLATIVIPTMIITNQDPTNKTKEFCMAMKSNVGQDFHSGVVKLNNVIFWVVCVLICFCYICIARKVFQSYRKSGSSNDEGRHKTKVRVFLVLVVFLMCFGPYHSIRISYTSLQVTSRTSCTKVTLRISKEIALWMSAMNVCLDPLIYFFLCKSFRISLFKTLRLSPGTCSWLAGRGPNTIENQTPTQEGDSCDCTEN